In Streptomyces seoulensis, the following are encoded in one genomic region:
- a CDS encoding ABC transporter permease subunit: MYDPTVARLTYRALLGRRRALVLGALPLLLIVISVAVRLLTGADDQVAADVLGGFALATMVPIIGVIAGTGAIGPEIDDGSVVYLLSKPLKRPTIIFTKLIVAIAVTMVFSALPTLIAGLILNGNGQQVAVAYTVAALVASIAYSALFLLLGTVSRHAVVFGLVYALVWEALFGSLVSGARTLSVQQWSLAVAHKVVGSNLITSDVGLPAATALLVVVTVAATWYAGQRLRALTLAGEE; the protein is encoded by the coding sequence ATGTACGACCCCACAGTCGCCCGGCTCACCTACCGGGCCCTGCTCGGCCGCCGCCGGGCCCTCGTCCTCGGCGCCCTGCCCCTGCTGCTCATCGTGATCTCGGTGGCCGTCCGCCTGCTGACCGGCGCCGACGACCAGGTCGCCGCCGACGTGCTCGGCGGGTTCGCGCTCGCCACCATGGTGCCGATCATCGGTGTCATCGCGGGCACCGGCGCGATCGGGCCGGAGATCGACGACGGCTCCGTGGTCTATCTGCTGTCCAAGCCGCTGAAGCGGCCGACGATCATCTTCACCAAGCTGATCGTCGCCATCGCGGTGACCATGGTGTTCTCCGCGCTGCCCACCCTGATCGCGGGCCTGATCCTGAACGGCAACGGCCAGCAGGTCGCCGTCGCCTACACGGTCGCCGCGCTCGTCGCGTCCATCGCCTACTCGGCGCTGTTCCTGCTGCTCGGCACGGTCTCGCGGCACGCGGTGGTGTTCGGTCTGGTCTACGCCCTGGTCTGGGAGGCCCTGTTCGGCTCCCTGGTCTCCGGCGCCCGCACCCTGAGCGTCCAGCAGTGGTCGCTCGCGGTCGCGCACAAGGTGGTCGGCAGCAACCTGATCACCTCCGACGTCGGCCTCCCGGCGGCCACCGCCCTGCTGGTCGTCGTCACCGTCGCCGCCACCTGGTACGCGGGGCAGCGCCTGCGCGCGCTGACGCTTGCGGGCGAGGAGTAG
- a CDS encoding ABC transporter ATP-binding protein — protein sequence MTTLQIDHVSRWFGNVVAVNDITMTIGPGVTGLLGPNGAGKSTLINMMGGFLAPSTGTVTLDGQPVWRNETVYKHIGIVPEREAMYDFLTGREFVVANAELHGLGAKAAQRALATVEMEHAQDRKISTYSKGMRQRVKMASALVHDPSLLLLDEPFNGMDPRQRLQLMELLRAMGDEGRTVLFSSHILEEVEQLARHIEVVVAGRHAASGDFRKIRRLMTDRPHRYLVRSSDDRALAAALIADPSTAGIEVDAVEGGLVVQAVDFGRFTTLLPKVASDQGIRLLTVSPSDESLESVFSYLVAA from the coding sequence GTGACCACGCTCCAGATCGACCACGTCTCCCGCTGGTTCGGCAACGTGGTCGCCGTCAACGACATCACCATGACGATCGGCCCCGGCGTGACGGGCCTCCTCGGCCCCAACGGCGCCGGCAAGTCCACCCTCATCAACATGATGGGCGGCTTCCTCGCCCCCTCCACCGGCACCGTCACCCTCGACGGCCAGCCGGTGTGGCGCAACGAGACGGTGTACAAGCACATCGGCATCGTCCCCGAGCGCGAGGCGATGTACGACTTCCTCACCGGCCGCGAATTCGTCGTCGCCAACGCCGAGTTGCACGGCCTCGGGGCCAAGGCCGCCCAGCGCGCGCTCGCCACCGTGGAGATGGAGCACGCTCAGGACCGGAAGATCTCCACCTACTCCAAGGGCATGCGCCAGCGCGTGAAGATGGCGTCCGCGCTCGTCCACGACCCCTCGCTGCTGCTGCTCGACGAGCCCTTCAACGGCATGGACCCGCGCCAGCGGCTGCAGTTGATGGAGCTGCTGCGCGCCATGGGCGACGAGGGCCGCACCGTGCTGTTCTCCTCGCACATCCTGGAGGAGGTCGAGCAGCTCGCCCGGCACATCGAGGTCGTCGTCGCCGGACGGCACGCGGCCAGCGGCGACTTCCGCAAGATCCGCCGCCTGATGACCGACCGTCCGCACCGCTATCTGGTCCGCTCCAGCGACGACCGCGCCCTCGCGGCCGCGCTGATCGCCGACCCGTCCACCGCGGGCATCGAGGTCGACGCCGTCGAGGGCGGGCTTGTCGTCCAGGCCGTCGACTTCGGCCGCTTCACCACGCTGCTGCCCAAGGTCGCCAGTGACCAGGGCATCCGGCTCCTCACGGTCTCGCCCTCGGACGAGTCCCTGGAGTCCGTCTTCTCGTATCTCGTCGCGGCGTAG
- a CDS encoding ABC transporter permease, translated as MAVDQPVPTAPAPSGDQSRIHDIGYRGYDGPRLGRAYARRSLYSQSLRGAYGLGRSAKSKVLPMLLFAVMCVPAAIMVAVAVTTKAHDLPVPYSRYAIIMQAVISLFVASQAPQSVSRDLRFKTVPLYFSRPIETADYVLAKFAALASALFILTGGPLLVLFVGSLLAKMGVAHQSEKFGEGLVTVALLSLLFAGIGLVIAAVTPRRGFGIAAVIAVMTISYGAVSTLQAIADTQGNSGSVPWIGLFSPVTLIDGVQSALLGGTSSFPGGVGPSTGEGFVYLIVVLGLIAASYGLMLRRYKKVGL; from the coding sequence ATGGCGGTTGACCAGCCCGTCCCCACGGCACCGGCGCCCTCGGGCGACCAGTCCCGCATCCACGACATCGGCTACCGCGGCTACGACGGCCCCCGCCTCGGCCGCGCCTACGCCCGCCGCTCGCTGTACTCGCAGTCCCTGCGCGGCGCCTACGGACTCGGCCGCTCGGCCAAGTCCAAGGTGCTGCCGATGCTGCTGTTCGCGGTGATGTGCGTACCGGCCGCCATCATGGTGGCCGTCGCGGTCACCACCAAGGCGCACGACCTGCCGGTCCCCTACAGCCGGTACGCGATCATCATGCAGGCCGTGATCAGCCTGTTCGTCGCCTCCCAGGCACCGCAGTCCGTCTCCCGCGACCTGCGCTTCAAGACGGTCCCGCTGTACTTCTCACGGCCCATCGAGACCGCCGACTACGTGCTCGCCAAGTTCGCGGCGCTCGCTTCGGCCCTCTTCATCCTCACCGGCGGCCCGCTGCTCGTGCTCTTCGTGGGCTCGCTGCTGGCCAAGATGGGCGTGGCCCACCAGAGCGAGAAGTTCGGCGAGGGACTGGTCACGGTGGCCCTGCTCTCCCTGCTGTTCGCCGGGATCGGCCTGGTCATCGCCGCCGTCACCCCGCGCCGCGGCTTCGGTATCGCCGCCGTCATCGCCGTCATGACCATCTCCTACGGCGCCGTCTCCACCCTCCAGGCCATCGCCGACACCCAGGGCAACAGCGGCTCGGTGCCGTGGATCGGGCTGTTCTCGCCGGTCACCCTGATCGACGGCGTCCAGTCGGCGCTGCTCGGCGGCACCTCGTCGTTCCCCGGCGGGGTCGGCCCGTCCACCGGCGAGGGCTTCGTCTACCTGATCGTCGTCCTCGGCCTGATCGCCGCGAGCTACGGCCTGATGCTGCGCCGCTACAAGAAGGTGGGCCTGTGA
- a CDS encoding ABC transporter ATP-binding protein, whose product MIVTESLSKRFPRVTALDRLSVDIGPGVTGLVGANGAGKSTLIKILLGLSPATEGRAAVLGLDVATEGAAIRERVGYMPEHDCLPPDVSATEFVVHMARMSGLPPTAARERTADTLRHVGLYEERYRPIGGYSTGMKQRVKLAQALVHDPRLVFLDEPTNGLDPVGRDEMLGLIRRIHTDFGISVLVTSHLLGELERTCDHVVVVDGGKLLRSSSTTDFTQSTTTLAVEVTDSDTHPDGTRALREALHARGVDTHDDGGGLPGAGHILLLTAQGEETYDLVRDTVAGLGLGLVRMEQRRHHISEVFTRDEQRKEAVGHGG is encoded by the coding sequence GTGATCGTGACCGAGAGCCTGAGCAAGCGGTTCCCCCGGGTGACCGCGCTCGACCGGCTGTCCGTGGACATCGGACCCGGTGTGACGGGACTCGTCGGTGCCAACGGCGCCGGCAAGTCCACCCTGATCAAGATCCTGCTGGGTCTGTCCCCCGCCACCGAGGGCCGGGCCGCCGTGCTCGGCCTCGACGTGGCGACCGAAGGCGCCGCCATCCGCGAGCGCGTCGGCTACATGCCGGAGCACGACTGCCTGCCGCCCGACGTCTCGGCCACCGAGTTCGTCGTGCACATGGCGCGCATGTCCGGCCTGCCGCCCACCGCAGCCCGCGAGCGCACCGCCGACACCCTGCGCCACGTCGGGCTGTACGAGGAGCGCTACCGCCCCATCGGCGGCTACTCGACCGGCATGAAACAGCGGGTCAAGCTCGCGCAGGCGCTGGTGCACGACCCCCGCCTGGTCTTCCTGGACGAGCCGACCAACGGCCTCGACCCGGTCGGCCGGGACGAGATGCTCGGCCTGATCCGCCGCATCCACACCGACTTCGGCATCTCGGTCCTGGTCACCTCCCACCTGCTGGGCGAGCTGGAGCGCACCTGCGACCACGTCGTGGTCGTCGACGGCGGCAAGCTGCTGCGGTCCAGCTCCACCACCGACTTCACGCAGAGCACCACCACGCTGGCCGTCGAGGTCACCGACAGCGACACCCACCCCGACGGCACCCGCGCCCTGCGCGAGGCGCTGCACGCGCGCGGCGTCGACACCCACGACGACGGCGGCGGCCTGCCCGGCGCCGGCCACATCCTGCTGCTCACCGCGCAGGGCGAGGAGACGTACGACCTGGTGCGCGACACCGTCGCCGGGCTCGGCCTGGGCCTGGTCCGGATGGAACAGCGGCGGCACCACATCTCCGAGGTGTTCACCCGCGACGAGCAGCGGAAGGAGGCAGTCGGCCATGGCGGTTGA
- a CDS encoding SDR family oxidoreductase — protein sequence MTLRNARERRVRTGGIELCVAELGDPGRPTVVLVHGYPDSKEVWSEVAARLADDFHVVLYDVRGHGCSTAPKPLRGGFTLAKLTDDFLAVADAVSPDRPVHLVGHDWGSVQSWEFATVERTRGRIASFTSMSGPSLDHFGHWIGARVKRPTPRRVGQLLGQGAKSWYVYLLHTPVLPELAWRGPLGKRWPKLLERAEKVPAGDYPTASLPSDAAHGAWLYRDNVRPRLRHPRADAVAHVPVQLITPQGDAFLSERLYDDLEQWVPRLTRRTLPAKHWVPRTRPDQLARWIEEFVNSVEQGAPSRGSGPHAGRFGGQLALVTGAGSGIGRATALALAEAGARVVAVDRDGVTAARTAELALAAGASGAWVETVDVSDEQAMEKLAERVHREYGVVDVLVNNAGIGVSGSFFATTPDDWRKVLDVNLWGVIHGCRLFGARMAERGQGGHIVNIASAAAFQPSRALPAYSTSKAAVLMLSECLRAELAAQDIGVTAICPGIVNTNITSTTRFTGVDETEARRRQERSSRLYGKRNYPPEKVARAILDAVTENRAVVPVTPEARGAYLLSRFVPGALRKLARVEPKL from the coding sequence GTGACGCTGAGGAACGCGCGTGAACGACGGGTGCGCACCGGCGGGATCGAGCTGTGCGTGGCCGAACTGGGCGACCCGGGGCGCCCCACCGTGGTGCTGGTGCACGGCTACCCGGACAGCAAGGAGGTCTGGTCCGAGGTGGCCGCCCGCCTGGCGGACGACTTCCACGTGGTGCTCTACGACGTGCGCGGCCACGGCTGTTCGACCGCGCCGAAGCCGCTGCGCGGCGGCTTCACCCTGGCCAAGCTGACGGACGACTTCCTCGCGGTGGCCGACGCGGTGAGCCCGGACCGGCCGGTGCACCTGGTCGGGCACGACTGGGGCTCGGTGCAGTCCTGGGAGTTCGCGACGGTCGAGCGGACACGGGGCCGCATCGCCTCGTTCACCTCCATGTCGGGCCCCTCGCTGGACCACTTCGGCCACTGGATCGGCGCCCGCGTGAAGCGGCCGACCCCGCGCCGGGTGGGCCAGCTCCTCGGCCAGGGCGCCAAGTCCTGGTACGTGTACCTGCTGCACACGCCGGTGCTGCCGGAACTGGCCTGGCGCGGGCCGCTGGGCAAGCGGTGGCCCAAGCTGCTGGAGCGGGCCGAGAAGGTCCCGGCCGGCGACTATCCGACGGCCTCGCTGCCCTCGGACGCGGCCCACGGCGCCTGGCTCTACCGGGACAACGTCCGCCCCCGGCTGCGCCACCCTCGCGCGGACGCCGTCGCGCACGTGCCGGTGCAGCTCATCACGCCGCAAGGGGACGCGTTCCTCTCCGAGCGGCTCTACGACGACCTGGAGCAGTGGGTGCCCCGGCTGACCCGGCGCACGCTGCCGGCCAAGCACTGGGTGCCGCGCACCCGGCCGGACCAACTGGCACGCTGGATCGAGGAGTTCGTGAACTCCGTGGAACAGGGCGCGCCCTCGCGGGGCAGCGGTCCCCATGCCGGGCGGTTCGGCGGACAGTTGGCGCTGGTCACGGGTGCGGGCAGCGGCATCGGGCGCGCGACTGCGCTGGCTCTCGCGGAGGCGGGGGCGCGGGTGGTGGCGGTCGACCGGGACGGCGTCACGGCCGCCCGAACCGCCGAACTGGCCCTGGCGGCAGGCGCGTCGGGGGCCTGGGTGGAGACGGTGGACGTCTCGGACGAGCAGGCCATGGAGAAGCTGGCCGAGCGGGTGCACCGCGAATACGGCGTGGTGGACGTGCTGGTCAACAACGCGGGCATCGGCGTCTCCGGCTCCTTCTTCGCCACGACCCCGGACGACTGGCGCAAGGTGCTGGACGTCAACTTGTGGGGTGTGATCCACGGTTGCCGTCTCTTCGGGGCCCGCATGGCGGAGCGGGGGCAGGGCGGCCACATCGTCAACATCGCCTCTGCCGCCGCCTTCCAGCCCTCGCGGGCGCTTCCGGCGTACAGCACGTCGAAGGCGGCGGTGCTGATGCTGTCGGAGTGCCTGCGCGCCGAACTGGCCGCCCAGGACATCGGAGTTACGGCCATCTGTCCCGGCATCGTCAACACCAACATCACGTCGACGACGCGCTTCACCGGGGTGGACGAGACCGAGGCACGGCGGCGTCAGGAGCGGTCGTCCCGGCTGTACGGGAAGCGCAACTACCCGCCGGAGAAGGTCGCCAGGGCGATTCTGGACGCGGTGACGGAGAACCGGGCGGTGGTGCCGGTGACTCCTGAGGCGCGGGGGGCGTATCTGTTGTCGCGGTTCGTGCCGGGGGCGCTGCGCAAATTGGCGCGGGTGGAGCCCAAGTTGTGA
- a CDS encoding RNA 2'-phosphotransferase: MDDRRTVKVSKYLSKHLRHQPERIGLSLDPAGWVEIDALLAATAAHGFPVTRAELDHVVAVNDKRRFAIEGGRIRASQGHTVEVALGLPPATPPPYLYHGTVARSLDAIRAEGLRPMARHDVHLSADRETATRVGARRGRPVVLAVDAAAMHRDGHVFHLSANAVWLTAAVPPRYLRFSEPR; encoded by the coding sequence ATGGACGACAGACGCACCGTAAAGGTGTCCAAGTACCTCTCGAAGCATCTGCGGCACCAGCCCGAGCGCATCGGGCTCTCGCTGGACCCGGCCGGCTGGGTGGAGATCGACGCACTGCTCGCCGCCACGGCCGCCCACGGCTTCCCCGTCACCCGTGCCGAGCTGGACCATGTGGTGGCGGTCAACGACAAGCGGCGCTTCGCCATCGAGGGCGGCCGAATCCGCGCCAGCCAGGGCCACACCGTCGAGGTGGCGCTCGGTCTGCCCCCGGCCACCCCGCCGCCGTACCTCTACCACGGCACCGTCGCCCGCAGCCTGGACGCGATCCGCGCCGAGGGGCTGCGGCCCATGGCCCGGCACGACGTCCACCTCTCCGCCGACCGCGAGACCGCGACCCGGGTGGGCGCCCGCCGCGGCCGGCCCGTCGTCCTCGCCGTGGACGCGGCCGCCATGCACCGCGACGGCCACGTCTTCCACCTCAGCGCGAACGCCGTCTGGCTGACCGCCGCCGTCCCGCCGCGCTACCTGCGGTTCTCCGAGCCCCGCTGA
- a CDS encoding LLM class flavin-dependent oxidoreductase, producing the protein MALRLSTVILPVDRWSEGGRAKWQRAEELGFHAAYTYDHLSWRSFRDGPWFGALPTLTAAAGATERLRLGTLVTSPNFRHPVTLAKELISLDDISGGRVTLGIGAGGAGFDATALGQEAWSPRERADRFAEFVTLLDQLLTEDAVSYTGDHYSAHEARNIPGCVQEPRLPFAVAATGPRGLRLAARYGQAWVTTGDPKLFEAGTPEQSVPAVEGQIGRLTEACAEIGRDVAGMDKIMLTGFTPDRARPLDSVDAFVDFAGRYAALGITELVIHWPIADSDFAADQAVFEKIATEAVAQLG; encoded by the coding sequence ATGGCCCTTCGTCTCAGTACCGTGATCCTCCCCGTCGACCGCTGGAGCGAGGGAGGACGGGCAAAATGGCAGCGGGCCGAGGAGCTCGGGTTCCATGCCGCGTACACCTACGACCATCTGTCGTGGCGGTCGTTCCGGGACGGGCCGTGGTTCGGGGCGCTGCCGACGCTGACGGCCGCCGCGGGGGCGACCGAGCGGTTGCGGCTGGGGACGCTGGTGACCTCGCCGAACTTCCGGCACCCCGTCACGCTGGCCAAGGAACTGATCTCCCTGGACGACATCTCCGGCGGCCGGGTCACCCTGGGCATCGGGGCGGGCGGCGCCGGGTTCGACGCGACGGCGCTCGGGCAGGAGGCGTGGTCGCCGCGTGAGCGGGCCGACCGGTTCGCGGAGTTCGTGACGCTGCTGGACCAGTTGCTGACTGAGGATGCGGTGTCGTACACCGGCGACCACTACTCGGCGCACGAGGCGCGCAACATCCCTGGCTGTGTGCAGGAGCCCCGGCTGCCGTTCGCGGTGGCGGCGACGGGCCCGCGCGGGCTGCGGCTGGCCGCGCGGTACGGGCAGGCGTGGGTGACCACAGGCGACCCGAAGCTGTTCGAGGCCGGTACGCCGGAGCAGTCGGTGCCGGCGGTGGAGGGGCAGATCGGCCGGCTCACAGAGGCGTGCGCCGAGATCGGCCGGGACGTGGCAGGGATGGACAAGATCATGCTGACCGGATTCACCCCGGACCGCGCCCGTCCGCTGGACTCCGTCGACGCGTTCGTGGACTTCGCCGGCCGGTACGCGGCGCTGGGTATTACCGAGTTGGTGATCCACTGGCCTATCGCCGACTCGGACTTCGCTGCCGACCAGGCCGTCTTCGAGAAGATCGCCACCGAGGCCGTCGCTCAGCTGGGCTGA
- a CDS encoding HAD family hydrolase, producing the protein MSENGRVTSATREPGTPAPAQPSAPSGRGGGSLPPRLIATDLDGTLLRDDQTVSPRTVAALAAAEKAGIEVFFVTGRPARWMDVVSEHVHGHGLAICGNGAAVVDLHGGAGAHRFVKVRELARENALKSVQLLREAAPGTLFAVEQTYGFHQEPAYPKLHLEIPDTLRPAEELLAPEGVAASQPVLKILAHHPDLDPDAFLTLARIAVGGHANVTRSSPSALLELSGPGVSKASTLALCCAERGISHEEVVAFGDMPNDIEMLTWAGRSYAMGNAHPDTLAAATGRTHANNDDGVARVIEDLLAGRV; encoded by the coding sequence GTGAGCGAGAATGGCCGGGTGACCTCAGCGACCCGAGAGCCGGGGACCCCGGCCCCCGCACAGCCGTCGGCCCCGTCCGGACGAGGAGGGGGCTCTCTTCCGCCGCGGCTGATCGCCACCGACCTCGACGGCACCCTGCTGCGCGACGACCAGACCGTGTCCCCGCGCACCGTCGCCGCGCTGGCGGCGGCCGAGAAGGCGGGGATCGAGGTCTTCTTCGTCACCGGCCGCCCGGCCCGCTGGATGGACGTCGTCAGCGAGCATGTGCACGGCCACGGCCTGGCGATCTGCGGCAACGGCGCCGCCGTGGTCGACCTGCACGGCGGCGCCGGCGCCCACCGGTTCGTGAAGGTGCGCGAGCTGGCCAGGGAGAACGCCCTGAAGTCGGTCCAGCTGCTGCGCGAGGCGGCCCCCGGCACCCTGTTCGCGGTGGAGCAGACCTACGGCTTCCACCAGGAGCCCGCCTATCCCAAGCTGCACCTGGAGATCCCGGACACCCTGCGCCCCGCCGAGGAACTCCTCGCGCCGGAGGGGGTCGCGGCGAGCCAGCCGGTGCTGAAGATCCTGGCCCACCACCCGGACCTCGACCCGGACGCCTTCCTCACCCTCGCCCGGATCGCCGTCGGCGGCCACGCCAACGTCACCCGCTCCAGCCCCAGCGCGCTGCTGGAACTGAGCGGACCCGGCGTCTCCAAGGCCAGCACCCTGGCCCTGTGCTGTGCCGAGCGCGGCATCTCGCACGAGGAGGTCGTCGCCTTCGGCGACATGCCGAACGACATCGAGATGCTGACCTGGGCGGGCCGCTCCTACGCCATGGGCAACGCCCACCCCGACACGCTGGCCGCCGCCACCGGCCGCACTCACGCCAACAACGACGACGGCGTGGCCCGCGTGATCGAGGACCTGCTCGCCGGACGGGTCTGA